TGCCGCGCACCAGCACCAACCTGCTCAGGTAGCTGACCGCCATGTCACGCTCGAGGCCCTCGGCGGTCTCCTGGCGCGTGGGCGCGGCGAAGATGCCGGTGGTGAGGACGACGAGGTCCAGTGTCTCCGCGGGCAATGCTGCGGCGACACGCTGCGCTTCGCTCATCAGACTGAGGTCTTCCTGGAGGAACTCGATGCCCGGCACACCGGAATCGCGGAAGGTTTGCCCGACGACCGTCACGCTCGCACCGCGCGAGGCCAGGAGGTGACTGATCGCACGCCCAAGGCCGCCGGTTCCGCCAACAACCGCGACCTTCAACCCCTTGAGGTCGAGGCCCGCGGCGTCGACACGGCGCCATACGAGGTTCTTGTCTCGCTTCATGACGGCTAGAGCCTTTCTCCCACGACGTACTCGCGCACCGTGGTCGGCTTGATGGACGGGTACCGGTCGTTCATGAGCTCATCGAGCTTGCCTTCGCCGTTGAGAATGGACCGGTAGTACATGAGCGGCAGGTAGGAGAGGAAATCAGCGGGGTTTGCCTTCTTCAGGTGCTCGATGCGTGCATCCAGGTCTTCGAGCGAGCCCAGCCGTTCGACACGCAGCTTCTTCCCCGAGCCCAGCTCGTAGGCGCGGACGAGACCTTCGAAGTCGAGAACGTCACCCGCGACGGAGAAAACGCGCGGAACGGGCCGTTCGTCGACGGCGACCTCCGCGGTGTACCGCGCCGTGTCCGCGTAGGTGGTCCAGTCCATCGGCTGTTTTCCGTCGCCCCAGACGTAGGCCGTCTGCTTCTCGACGTCGATGACTCGAATGAAGCCGAACAACACGCCCCGATCGAGGAATCCGCCGTTCAGCACGTGGACGACCTCGACCTTGCCGCGCTCGGCGTCC
Above is a genomic segment from Hyalangium ruber containing:
- a CDS encoding NmrA family NAD(P)-binding protein yields the protein MTQQTIVLVGGTGHLGTLIGHAVLDRPDVRLRVLVRPGSRQKVADLEKRGVQVVEGALGPEFRAALDSLCQGASTVISAVQGGPEVIIDGQMHLLRAARDAGVNRFIPSDYSLDLFKVKPGHIPTSEMRRQFALAADAERGKVEVVHVLNGGFLDRGVLFGFIRVIDVEKQTAYVWGDGKQPMDWTTYADTARYTAEVAVDERPVPRVFSVAGDVLDFEGLVRAYELGSGKKLRVERLGSLEDLDARIEHLKKANPADFLSYLPLMYYRSILNGEGKLDELMNDRYPSIKPTTVREYVVGERL